A part of Paenibacillus sp. sptzw28 genomic DNA contains:
- the tlp gene encoding small acid-soluble spore protein Tlp, with protein sequence MAHPDNREDNVSNLQNAIENTEENMNEAEEYLNEHADEISSEEQSNVESKNARRSESIEGLTSEMRDEQEFQEEQE encoded by the coding sequence ATGGCACATCCGGACAATCGCGAAGACAACGTCAGCAATCTGCAAAATGCAATCGAAAATACGGAAGAAAATATGAACGAAGCGGAAGAGTACCTTAATGAGCATGCGGACGAAATTTCATCCGAAGAGCAAAGCAATGTGGAATCCAAGAATGCGCGCCGCAGCGAAAGCATCGAAGGATTGACTTCGGAGATGCGTGACGAGCAGGAATTTCAGGAAGAACAGGAATAA
- the metH gene encoding methionine synthase, producing MTKPTIQEMMQKRILILDGAMGTMIQQEDLGPEDFGGEELEGCNEMLVLTRPDVIRKIHEAYLAAGADILETNTFGATGVVLAEYDITEKAREINLAAAAIAREAADKFSTPDRPRFVAGAMGPTTKTLSVTGGVTFDELIESYYEQAVALIEGGVDALLLETSQDTLNVKAGTIGIRNAFETTGKTLPIMISGTIEPMGTTLAGQNIESFYISLEHLNPISIGLNCATGPEFMRDHIRSLSEIARTAVSCYPNAGLPDENGNYHESPVSLAKKIAAFAEQGWLNIAGGCCGTTPDHIREMAETLANYPPRTKQGDHPAAVSGIETVFIEADNRPIMIGERTNISGSRKFKRLIKEGKFDEASEIARAQVKGGAHIIDINLQDTDIDEAYAVNQFLPQVVKKIKVPLMLDSTYDHIIELGLKYSQGKAIINSINLEDGESKFEKILPLIHRYGAAVVCILIDERGQAVSREAKMEVAARSYDLLVNKYGMDPEDIIFDPNMFPVGSGDPQYIGSAVETIEGIRLIKEKFPKAKTILGLSNISFGLPDAGREVLNSVYLYHCTKAGLDYAIVNTEKLERYASIPDEERRLAEELIYNTNDDTLAAFVAAFRDKKIVKKEKASNLTLEERLGSYVVEGTKEGLIPDLEEALKKYSPLEVINGPLMRGMEEVGRLFNNNELIVAEVLQSAEVMKASVAHLEPFMEKDETSVKGKIILATVKGDVHDIGKNLVEIILSNNGYKIINLGIKVPPEQLIEAYRKEKADAIGLSGLLVKSAQQMVITAQDMRSAGIDAPILVGGAALTRKFTKTRISPEYDGLVLYAKDAMDGLDIANKLMNPELRRVYEDDLAAFKAAGHIEEEEKKPLPELTRAVRSNISADAPVYIPPDLDRHVLRDVPIPQIVPYVNMQMLLGHHLGLKGNVEQLLAERNEKAVQLKETVDTLLREAATKGTLHAHGMYRFFPAQSSGNDIIIYDPQESGQEIKRFTFPRQHVEPYLCLADFLKSVDSGVMDYVGFLVVTAGEGVREQAGELKDKGDYLRSHALQSVALEVAEGLAERVHHMMRDTWGFPDPHDMTMKQRHGARYQGIRVSFGYPACPNLEDQEPLFDLMKPEDIGVQLTEGFMMEPEASVSAMVFAHPEAQYFNVEKA from the coding sequence ATGACGAAACCGACTATACAAGAAATGATGCAGAAACGAATTCTCATTCTAGACGGCGCAATGGGGACAATGATTCAGCAGGAGGATCTCGGTCCGGAAGACTTCGGCGGCGAGGAGCTTGAAGGCTGCAACGAGATGCTCGTCTTAACCCGGCCTGATGTGATTCGGAAAATCCACGAGGCTTATTTGGCCGCGGGTGCAGATATTTTGGAAACAAATACGTTCGGCGCTACGGGTGTTGTACTTGCCGAGTACGATATTACCGAGAAGGCACGGGAAATTAATCTGGCTGCTGCGGCTATTGCGCGGGAAGCGGCGGACAAGTTCTCTACGCCTGACCGGCCGCGTTTTGTGGCAGGCGCTATGGGACCAACGACAAAGACTCTCTCCGTAACCGGCGGAGTTACCTTCGACGAGCTTATCGAGAGCTATTACGAGCAGGCGGTTGCGCTTATTGAAGGCGGCGTCGACGCGCTGCTGCTCGAGACGTCCCAGGATACACTTAACGTAAAGGCGGGAACGATCGGTATTCGGAACGCCTTCGAAACGACCGGGAAGACGCTGCCGATCATGATCTCGGGTACGATAGAGCCGATGGGCACGACGCTCGCCGGCCAGAACATCGAATCGTTCTATATTTCGCTTGAACATTTGAACCCGATATCGATCGGCTTGAACTGCGCGACCGGCCCTGAATTTATGCGCGACCATATCCGTTCCCTCTCGGAAATCGCACGGACTGCGGTCAGCTGCTATCCAAATGCCGGTCTGCCGGACGAGAACGGCAATTATCACGAATCACCCGTTTCGCTGGCGAAGAAAATCGCCGCGTTCGCGGAGCAGGGCTGGCTCAATATCGCCGGCGGCTGCTGCGGGACGACACCGGATCATATCCGTGAGATGGCCGAGACGCTTGCAAACTACCCGCCGCGCACGAAGCAGGGCGACCACCCTGCGGCCGTGTCCGGCATTGAAACGGTGTTTATCGAAGCGGATAACCGGCCGATCATGATCGGTGAACGGACCAACATTTCCGGCTCGCGCAAATTCAAGCGGCTGATCAAGGAAGGCAAATTTGACGAGGCTTCGGAAATCGCCAGAGCGCAGGTCAAAGGCGGCGCGCATATTATCGATATTAACCTGCAGGATACCGATATCGACGAAGCATACGCCGTTAATCAATTTCTGCCTCAGGTCGTGAAGAAAATCAAAGTCCCGCTCATGCTCGACTCCACCTATGACCACATTATTGAGCTGGGATTGAAATATTCGCAGGGCAAGGCCATCATAAACTCGATCAACCTTGAAGATGGGGAGTCGAAGTTTGAGAAAATATTGCCGCTCATCCACCGCTACGGCGCGGCAGTCGTATGTATTCTGATCGACGAACGCGGACAGGCGGTATCGCGGGAAGCTAAGATGGAAGTTGCGGCCCGTTCATATGATCTGCTGGTTAACAAATACGGCATGGACCCTGAAGATATCATTTTTGACCCGAACATGTTCCCGGTCGGCTCCGGAGACCCGCAGTATATCGGCTCTGCAGTCGAAACGATCGAAGGAATTCGTCTCATTAAAGAGAAATTCCCGAAAGCGAAGACGATTCTCGGCCTCAGCAATATTTCTTTCGGGTTGCCGGATGCCGGCCGCGAGGTGTTGAATTCGGTTTATTTGTATCACTGTACCAAAGCGGGTCTCGACTATGCGATCGTCAACACGGAGAAGCTGGAACGTTACGCTTCAATCCCGGATGAAGAGCGCCGTCTTGCGGAAGAGCTCATTTACAATACCAATGACGATACGCTGGCTGCTTTTGTCGCTGCGTTCAGAGACAAGAAGATCGTGAAGAAGGAGAAAGCTTCCAATCTGACACTCGAGGAGCGGCTCGGTTCCTATGTGGTGGAAGGTACGAAGGAAGGGCTTATCCCGGATCTTGAGGAAGCGCTAAAGAAATATTCGCCGCTTGAAGTCATCAACGGACCGCTCATGAGAGGGATGGAAGAGGTCGGCCGGTTGTTTAACAACAACGAGCTGATTGTAGCTGAGGTGCTGCAGAGCGCAGAGGTGATGAAGGCGTCGGTCGCTCACCTGGAGCCTTTCATGGAGAAGGACGAGACGTCCGTGAAAGGAAAAATCATTCTGGCCACCGTAAAAGGCGATGTCCATGATATAGGGAAAAATCTGGTCGAGATCATCTTGTCCAATAACGGGTACAAAATCATTAATCTGGGCATCAAAGTACCTCCCGAGCAGCTGATTGAAGCCTACCGGAAGGAGAAGGCCGATGCGATCGGGCTCTCCGGCTTGCTTGTTAAATCGGCACAGCAAATGGTCATAACCGCGCAGGATATGCGCAGTGCAGGCATTGATGCGCCGATTCTGGTAGGCGGCGCGGCATTAACGCGCAAGTTTACGAAAACCCGTATCAGTCCGGAATACGATGGCTTGGTGCTGTATGCGAAGGATGCAATGGATGGACTCGATATTGCAAACAAGCTGATGAATCCCGAATTGAGACGGGTGTACGAGGATGACTTGGCGGCGTTCAAGGCGGCCGGCCACATCGAAGAGGAAGAGAAGAAGCCGCTTCCCGAGCTCACCAGGGCGGTCCGCTCCAATATTTCGGCGGATGCGCCGGTCTATATTCCGCCGGATCTTGACCGACATGTACTTCGTGACGTGCCGATTCCGCAAATCGTACCCTACGTAAATATGCAGATGCTGCTGGGTCATCACCTGGGTCTGAAGGGTAACGTGGAGCAGCTGCTGGCTGAACGCAACGAGAAAGCCGTGCAGCTTAAGGAAACGGTCGATACGCTGCTTCGTGAAGCGGCAACGAAGGGAACGCTGCATGCTCACGGCATGTACCGGTTTTTCCCGGCGCAGTCGTCGGGCAACGACATTATCATTTACGACCCGCAGGAGTCCGGACAGGAAATCAAACGATTCACCTTCCCGCGGCAGCACGTGGAGCCTTATCTTTGTCTGGCCGATTTCCTCAAATCGGTCGACAGCGGAGTGATGGACTACGTCGGGTTCCTCGTTGTGACCGCTGGGGAAGGCGTACGGGAGCAAGCAGGCGAACTGAAGGACAAAGGCGATTACTTGCGCTCGCACGCGCTGCAGTCGGTGGCACTGGAAGTGGCCGAAGGACTTGCGGAACGCGTTCATCATATGATGCGGGATACGTGGGGATTTCCCGATCCTCACGATATGACGATGAAACAGCGCCATGGGGCGCGTTATCAAGGCATTCGCGTTTCGTTCGGGTATCCCGCTTGTCCGAACCTTGAAGATCAGGAGCCGCTCTTCGACCTGATGAAGCCTGAGGATATTGGCGTACAATTGACCGAAGGGTTCATGATGGAGCCGGAGGCATCCGTCTCGGCGATGGTGTTTGCGCATCCGGAGGCGCAATATTTTAACGTGGAAAAGGCTTAA
- the rnz gene encoding ribonuclease Z: protein MNLTFLGTGAGRPTKARNVTSMALSLPGPTNLFWLFDAGEGTQHRLLGSKLKLNKLERIFITHLHGDHLFGLPGLLSSRTYFEGSVPLSIWGPPGIRAYLEAVFEHSGTRLEYEPEIIEISEAGLIAEDDRFTVETAELDHRLPSFGFRITEKPLPGQLNLEKLKELGVPPGPLYGRLKKGEDITLSSGKTVRSADVTGKPVHGRIVTILGDTSPCDSAIRLAQDADLVVHEATFAAGMEEKAAAYGHSTVLQAAQVAASSNAKRLAVTHFSSRYDDEAVAKLVEDAQTIFQNTVAAYDLLELNIPRTADQS, encoded by the coding sequence ATGAATCTGACGTTTCTTGGAACGGGTGCAGGGAGACCGACGAAAGCGCGGAATGTCACGTCAATGGCGCTGTCGCTGCCAGGCCCTACAAATTTATTTTGGCTGTTTGACGCAGGTGAGGGTACACAGCACAGACTTCTCGGCAGCAAGCTGAAGTTAAATAAGCTGGAGCGGATTTTCATCACACACTTGCATGGCGATCATCTTTTCGGTTTACCGGGTCTGCTTAGCAGCCGTACTTACTTTGAAGGGTCAGTCCCTTTGAGCATCTGGGGTCCGCCGGGAATCCGCGCTTATCTGGAAGCTGTTTTCGAACATAGCGGCACTCGTCTTGAATACGAGCCGGAGATTATCGAAATATCGGAGGCAGGCCTGATAGCAGAGGACGACAGGTTCACGGTTGAAACGGCGGAGCTCGATCATCGGCTGCCATCTTTCGGCTTTCGGATCACCGAGAAGCCTTTGCCCGGGCAGTTGAATCTGGAGAAACTGAAGGAACTTGGGGTACCGCCCGGACCACTATACGGCAGGCTGAAAAAAGGCGAGGACATCACGCTGAGCAGTGGCAAAACCGTACGTTCGGCGGATGTAACGGGAAAGCCGGTTCATGGGAGAATCGTGACCATTCTTGGAGATACTTCGCCCTGCGACAGCGCAATTCGGTTGGCACAGGACGCAGACCTGGTGGTCCATGAAGCGACGTTTGCGGCTGGTATGGAAGAGAAAGCGGCCGCTTACGGCCATTCGACCGTACTGCAGGCTGCGCAGGTGGCAGCGAGCTCGAACGCAAAACGGCTGGCCGTCACACACTTCAGCTCGCGCTATGATGACGAAGCGGTCGCGAAGCTTGTTGAGGACGCGCAAACGATATTTCAGAATACCGTCGCCGCTTATGATTTGCTGGAGCTTAATATTCCGAGGACGGCTGACCAGTCTTAA
- the cysC gene encoding adenylyl-sulfate kinase, which produces MIIEGVILLRIMRGMKQLHKGVTVWFTGLSGSGKSTVSRMVQEKLTAAGLPVEILDGDEIRKHLCAELNFSREDRFKNIERAAYIAKLLSRNRVIVLGSFITPYKSMRDILRRELDPFIEVYVKCTLKECIRRDVKGLYQRALAGEITQFTGITDPYEEPEQPDLIIDTENESTEQSAEKVITCLQLLGFITFGDETTS; this is translated from the coding sequence ATGATAATAGAGGGAGTTATACTATTACGAATAATGAGGGGAATGAAACAATTGCACAAAGGAGTTACGGTATGGTTTACCGGCTTATCCGGTTCCGGCAAAAGCACCGTCAGTCGTATGGTTCAAGAGAAGCTGACTGCAGCCGGGCTGCCTGTCGAGATATTGGATGGTGATGAAATCCGTAAACATCTATGTGCGGAGTTGAATTTTTCACGGGAAGACCGATTTAAAAATATCGAACGTGCGGCTTATATTGCAAAGCTGCTCTCTCGCAACAGGGTTATCGTCCTGGGCTCGTTTATTACCCCTTACAAAAGCATGAGAGATATTTTGCGTCGCGAACTCGATCCTTTTATAGAAGTATATGTAAAATGCACTTTGAAGGAATGCATTCGAAGGGATGTAAAAGGGTTGTACCAGCGGGCTCTTGCCGGTGAAATTACTCAGTTTACCGGTATCACCGATCCGTATGAGGAGCCGGAACAGCCGGACTTGATTATTGATACCGAAAATGAATCCACGGAACAAAGTGCGGAAAAGGTGATTACCTGTTTACAGCTGCTGGGGTTCATAACTTTTGGCGATGAAACAACTTCATAA
- a CDS encoding metal-dependent hydrolase, with protein MDSGTHLLFGVSLAGLSMLDPTVASHPEVAHAVMAGTLIGSHAPDFDSLMRLRGEPAYVRHHRGLTHSLPAPAIWSVLLGFPLAWMFGVLDAGWTVILWTFIAVCLHISLDLFNAYGVQCLRPFSAKWRHLDVLCLFDPYLFGLHATAVLIWLSGTFSPGLMFAAVYSASIAYIGWRTAQSVRTKRKLQSEYRTNGQITLIPSMSGVTWQYVAETDDTYAIGTVKQGNIYQQAILSKTGPDRYPAAAKATLGTLGVSAFLHFAQSVHVQVKERQEGYEVTWSDVRFWHNDKMPFSAAVTLDRDLNVLHDRIGWSKKTWEPPYV; from the coding sequence CTGGATAGCGGAACTCATTTGCTCTTCGGCGTTTCTTTGGCGGGTTTGTCCATGCTTGATCCGACCGTTGCATCCCACCCGGAAGTCGCGCACGCCGTTATGGCCGGCACCCTTATTGGAAGTCACGCACCGGATTTTGATTCTCTGATGAGGCTGCGTGGGGAACCGGCGTATGTCCGCCACCACCGCGGGCTGACACACTCGCTGCCGGCGCCGGCGATATGGTCTGTGCTGCTCGGTTTCCCGCTTGCTTGGATGTTCGGGGTATTGGATGCCGGATGGACGGTCATCCTATGGACCTTTATCGCTGTCTGCTTACATATAAGTCTTGATTTATTTAACGCATACGGTGTTCAATGCCTGCGTCCGTTTTCCGCGAAATGGCGGCATCTTGACGTGCTTTGCCTGTTCGATCCGTACCTATTTGGATTACATGCCACAGCCGTTCTCATATGGCTGTCAGGCACATTCTCTCCCGGTCTTATGTTTGCTGCGGTATATTCCGCCAGTATCGCCTATATCGGGTGGCGCACGGCTCAGAGCGTACGCACGAAACGGAAGCTGCAAAGCGAATACCGGACTAATGGTCAAATAACGCTGATCCCAAGCATGTCGGGAGTTACGTGGCAATATGTTGCAGAGACGGACGACACCTATGCGATCGGTACGGTAAAACAGGGGAATATCTATCAGCAAGCAATACTCAGCAAGACGGGTCCGGACAGGTATCCGGCGGCCGCGAAGGCGACTCTAGGCACGCTTGGCGTCAGTGCGTTTCTCCATTTTGCCCAGAGCGTTCATGTCCAGGTTAAGGAACGGCAGGAAGGATATGAAGTAACGTGGAGCGACGTCAGATTTTGGCATAATGATAAAATGCCGTTCAGCGCGGCTGTTACGCTCGACCGGGATTTAAACGTGCTGCATGACAGGATCGGATGGAGCAAGAAAACATGGGAACCGCCTTATGTATAA
- a CDS encoding aldo/keto reductase, whose protein sequence is MQYRLLGRSGLAVSQLCLGTMTFGNTTSESDSIEMIDRFFERGGNFVDTANVYVSGRSEEIVGKAIKDRRSEVVLATKVRFPTADHPNGVGVSRKHIMDCVEASLKRLQTDYIDLYQVHVWDHATPIEETIRALDDLVTTGKVRYIGCSNFFAWQLMKSLACSDANRYVRFISVQPQYSLVSREMDREMMSLCLEENVGVIPWAPLGGGFLTGRYTREEPTYGRLTTKMGESSWGVRGTERNFSILSAVLEAAKELEKTPAQVSLSWLLQREGITSPIFGASTLEQFEDNMGAIGWNMPEPVWNRLNEASSLPSEYPNRFIAKFARPF, encoded by the coding sequence GTGCAGTATCGATTGTTGGGTAGAAGCGGCCTTGCCGTATCGCAGCTGTGTCTGGGTACGATGACGTTTGGCAACACGACAAGCGAGAGCGATTCCATTGAGATGATAGACCGTTTTTTCGAACGGGGCGGAAATTTTGTGGACACGGCAAATGTTTATGTATCCGGGCGTTCGGAGGAGATTGTGGGCAAAGCAATTAAAGACCGCCGCTCTGAGGTGGTACTTGCGACCAAGGTCCGTTTTCCGACTGCAGATCACCCGAACGGAGTCGGCGTTTCGCGCAAGCACATTATGGATTGCGTCGAAGCGAGTTTGAAACGGCTGCAGACCGATTATATCGATTTATATCAGGTTCATGTATGGGATCACGCGACTCCGATCGAGGAAACGATCCGTGCGCTTGACGACCTGGTCACGACAGGGAAAGTCCGTTATATCGGATGCTCGAATTTTTTTGCTTGGCAGCTCATGAAGTCGCTGGCCTGCAGCGATGCTAACCGATATGTTCGTTTTATATCGGTACAGCCGCAGTACAGCTTGGTCAGCCGTGAAATGGACCGTGAGATGATGTCGCTTTGTTTGGAAGAGAATGTAGGCGTCATTCCATGGGCTCCGCTTGGCGGCGGTTTCTTGACGGGACGTTATACAAGGGAGGAGCCGACATACGGCCGTCTAACGACCAAGATGGGAGAGAGTTCATGGGGGGTCCGCGGCACCGAACGCAACTTTTCCATCCTGAGCGCCGTACTTGAAGCTGCCAAGGAACTGGAGAAGACACCCGCCCAAGTTTCCCTCAGCTGGCTTCTTCAGCGTGAAGGCATTACATCGCCTATATTCGGAGCAAGCACGCTTGAGCAGTTTGAAGACAACATGGGGGCGATCGGATGGAACATGCCCGAGCCGGTATGGAACCGCTTGAATGAAGCGAGCTCGCTTCCGTCCGAATATCCGAACAGGTTCATCGCTAAATTCGCAAGGCCGTTTTGA
- a CDS encoding DEAD/DEAH box helicase, with protein sequence MNRWTGKASGLDEWLQLLKQQPEIMENVTHWHTIPPREARSTEMPADIHPKLREALQGRGIGKLFVHQAEAYRAVRGGLNVVTVTPTASGKTLCYNLPVLQSLLENDSGRALYLFPTKALAQDQVAELQELAAAMDVDLKTHTYDGDTPPTVRQVIRNAGHIVVTNPDMLHSAILPHHTKWVKLFENIKYIVIDELHSYRGVFGSHVANVIRRLKRICRFYGSSPQFICASATIDNPGEHAQRLIGEPVRLVDNNGAPMGEKHFICYNPPVVNKQLGIRRSSVLESRRLAASLLRQGVQTIVFARSRVRVELLLTYLQELVKDELGTKTIRGYRGGYLPKLRREIEQGLRSGEIRGVVSTNALELGIDIGQLQACVMNGYPGTIASTWQQSGRAGRRQGTSVTFLVASSNPLDQYMIQNPDFFFNRPPERALIHPDNLLILIDHVKCAAYELPFEAGEKFGEESLEHMLEFLVEEKVLHRVKDRWYWMEQSFPAHGISLRSAAQENFIIIDMTSGSRVLGEVDRFSAPTLIHDEAIYIHEGVQYQVEKLDYPEKKAYVREVDVDYFTDANMAVELKVLHVDKERQSGDLLRQYGEVTVNAKATIFKKIRLRSHENIGSGPIHLPEEELHTSGYWFSFSEEAAARKSANDMQQALLGLANVLVHLAPLYLMCDPLDIRVVPQVKAVHTKRPTIYFYDRYPGGIGLSERLFEVHDELLRQAKSLIRSCTCLSGCPACVGPIEEVGLLGKSLALDLIEEAGILQ encoded by the coding sequence ATGAACCGGTGGACGGGGAAAGCATCAGGCTTGGACGAGTGGCTGCAGCTGCTTAAACAGCAACCGGAAATCATGGAAAATGTGACACATTGGCATACCATTCCGCCGCGTGAAGCGCGCAGTACGGAGATGCCGGCGGATATCCATCCCAAGCTTAGGGAAGCTCTGCAGGGACGGGGGATCGGAAAGCTGTTCGTACATCAGGCGGAAGCTTACCGCGCGGTGCGCGGCGGTCTGAACGTGGTCACTGTAACGCCGACGGCATCGGGCAAAACGCTCTGTTACAATTTGCCGGTGCTGCAGTCGCTGCTTGAGAACGATAGCGGCCGAGCGCTTTATTTATTTCCGACCAAGGCGCTGGCCCAGGATCAAGTCGCTGAGCTTCAGGAGCTGGCAGCGGCAATGGATGTCGATCTGAAGACGCATACATATGACGGCGATACTCCGCCTACGGTCAGACAGGTGATCCGCAATGCAGGACACATCGTCGTGACGAATCCGGATATGCTGCATTCGGCTATACTGCCGCATCATACGAAATGGGTCAAACTATTCGAAAATATAAAATATATTGTCATCGACGAGCTGCATTCCTACCGCGGAGTATTCGGCAGCCATGTGGCGAACGTTATCCGGCGGCTCAAGCGGATCTGCCGGTTTTACGGCTCCAGTCCGCAGTTTATTTGCGCTTCGGCGACCATTGATAACCCGGGCGAGCATGCGCAGCGGCTGATCGGCGAGCCGGTCAGGCTTGTCGACAACAACGGCGCTCCGATGGGAGAGAAGCATTTTATATGCTATAATCCGCCCGTCGTCAATAAACAGCTCGGCATACGCCGCAGCAGCGTTCTTGAATCGCGCAGGCTTGCCGCATCCCTGCTTCGCCAGGGGGTTCAGACCATCGTATTCGCACGCAGCCGCGTTCGGGTGGAGCTGCTTCTCACGTATTTGCAGGAGCTGGTGAAGGATGAACTCGGCACGAAAACGATACGGGGTTACCGGGGCGGTTACTTGCCCAAGCTGCGCCGAGAAATCGAGCAGGGCTTGCGCAGCGGCGAAATACGCGGAGTTGTCAGCACCAATGCGCTTGAGCTCGGTATCGATATCGGGCAGCTTCAGGCATGCGTGATGAACGGCTATCCGGGTACGATCGCAAGCACCTGGCAGCAGTCCGGAAGGGCGGGACGGCGCCAAGGCACCTCGGTGACGTTTCTTGTGGCAAGCAGCAATCCGCTTGATCAATATATGATCCAAAACCCGGACTTCTTCTTTAATCGTCCTCCGGAACGCGCGCTCATCCATCCGGATAATTTGCTGATCCTGATCGATCATGTGAAATGCGCCGCGTACGAGCTGCCGTTTGAAGCGGGAGAGAAATTCGGCGAGGAGTCGCTTGAGCACATGCTTGAGTTTCTGGTGGAAGAGAAGGTGCTGCACCGTGTGAAGGACCGGTGGTACTGGATGGAGCAATCGTTTCCGGCTCATGGCATATCGCTCCGTTCCGCAGCTCAGGAGAACTTCATTATAATCGATATGACGAGCGGCAGCCGCGTCTTGGGGGAAGTAGACCGGTTCAGCGCGCCGACGCTCATTCACGACGAAGCCATATATATTCATGAGGGCGTGCAGTATCAGGTCGAGAAGCTCGATTATCCTGAGAAAAAAGCATATGTACGCGAGGTCGACGTCGATTATTTTACCGATGCCAATATGGCCGTTGAGCTTAAGGTGCTGCATGTCGACAAGGAACGGCAGAGCGGCGATTTGCTGAGGCAGTACGGCGAGGTGACCGTCAACGCAAAAGCGACCATTTTCAAGAAAATCCGACTTAGAAGCCATGAAAATATCGGCAGCGGTCCGATTCATTTGCCTGAAGAGGAGCTGCATACGAGCGGCTACTGGTTCTCGTTCAGCGAGGAGGCGGCAGCGCGCAAGAGCGCTAACGATATGCAGCAGGCGCTGCTCGGTCTGGCGAACGTGCTTGTTCATCTTGCCCCGCTGTACCTGATGTGCGATCCGCTAGACATCCGAGTCGTACCACAAGTGAAGGCAGTCCATACGAAGCGTCCTACTATCTATTTCTATGACCGTTATCCGGGCGGCATCGGTCTCAGCGAGCGATTGTTCGAGGTGCATGACGAGCTGCTGCGGCAGGCCAAATCGCTCATCCGCTCCTGTACCTGTTTGAGCGGCTGTCCGGCGTGTGTGGGACCGATCGAAGAGGTAGGATTGCTCGGCAAATCACTTGCGCTGGACCTGATCGAGGAAGCGGGTATATTGCAATGA
- a CDS encoding acireductone dioxygenase: MAEIRIRNTNERISGEENVRAFLENQEVLYEHWNPGKLPAELQDKFILSDEEKQQILTVFDEEIRDIASRRGYLTWDIVALSDATPNLDEILKKFEQVHTHTEDEVRAITAGRGIFIIKGSDEVGYFDVELEAGDVISVPEHKPHFFTLMDNRQIVAVRLFIETEGWIAHPFEDPSFLKTQN, translated from the coding sequence ATGGCTGAAATCCGTATCCGGAACACGAACGAGCGCATCTCGGGCGAAGAGAACGTCCGCGCCTTTCTTGAGAATCAGGAAGTATTGTATGAACATTGGAACCCCGGCAAGCTGCCGGCGGAACTGCAGGACAAATTTATTCTCTCCGACGAGGAAAAACAGCAAATTTTAACAGTTTTTGATGAAGAAATCCGTGACATCGCTTCACGCCGCGGCTACCTCACATGGGATATCGTCGCGTTGTCCGACGCTACGCCGAACTTGGACGAGATTCTTAAAAAATTCGAACAGGTGCATACTCACACGGAGGACGAGGTTCGCGCCATTACGGCCGGACGCGGTATTTTCATTATTAAGGGCAGCGACGAAGTCGGATATTTCGACGTCGAGCTGGAAGCCGGCGATGTGATCTCCGTACCTGAGCACAAACCGCACTTCTTTACATTGATGGACAATCGTCAAATCGTCGCAGTCCGCCTGTTTATTGAGACGGAAGGCTGGATCGCGCATCCGTTCGAAGACCCGTCATTCCTAAAAACGCAAAACTAG
- a CDS encoding HAD family hydrolase codes for MAKKAVLFDLDDTLLWDDRSVKEAFEATCNKASAATGVDAGALEESVRREARALYESYETFPFTKMIGINPFEGLWANFLEGDQVDFRKLQQLAPGYRREAWTRGLKALGVDDAALGAELAELFPAERRKRPIVYEETFRVLDRLKGKYKLLLLTNGSPDLQKEKLAGVPELAPYFDTIIISGEFGEGKPAAPIFRHALERLGIEPEDGIMVGDKLTTDILGANTIGMTSVWINRHGVVRTDEIVPTHEIKHLEELLALLG; via the coding sequence ATGGCTAAGAAGGCGGTATTGTTTGATTTGGATGACACGTTGTTGTGGGACGATCGAAGCGTGAAGGAAGCTTTCGAAGCGACCTGCAATAAGGCATCTGCCGCGACCGGGGTAGATGCAGGAGCGCTCGAGGAATCGGTTCGGCGTGAAGCGCGTGCCTTGTACGAATCGTACGAGACGTTTCCGTTTACCAAAATGATCGGGATCAACCCGTTCGAAGGCTTGTGGGCCAATTTCCTCGAAGGTGATCAGGTTGACTTCAGGAAGCTTCAACAGCTCGCTCCCGGGTACCGCCGCGAAGCGTGGACGCGCGGCTTGAAAGCGCTTGGTGTAGACGACGCGGCGCTTGGCGCCGAGCTCGCCGAGCTGTTTCCGGCGGAGCGGCGCAAGCGCCCGATCGTATATGAAGAAACGTTCCGTGTTCTTGACCGGTTGAAAGGAAAATACAAGCTGCTGCTCCTTACGAACGGATCGCCGGATCTACAGAAGGAAAAGCTCGCGGGAGTGCCGGAGCTGGCGCCCTATTTCGATACGATCATTATTTCCGGAGAATTCGGCGAAGGAAAACCGGCCGCACCGATTTTCCGCCACGCGCTGGAGCGACTCGGTATCGAGCCGGAAGACGGTATAATGGTCGGCGATAAGCTTACGACGGATATTCTCGGTGCGAATACGATTGGAATGACCTCCGTTTGGATTAACCGCCATGGGGTTGTGCGAACGGATGAAATCGTCCCGACGCATGAGATAAAGCATTTGGAAGAGCTGCTTGCTTTATTAGGCTAA